In Anopheles gambiae chromosome 2, idAnoGambNW_F1_1, whole genome shotgun sequence, a single window of DNA contains:
- the LOC3290175 gene encoding programmed cell death 6-interacting protein isoform X1 — protein sequence MASFKVTLFFALVALVAIVSAIPAPQQPAAARQPIEPRPAAAAEAADELEAGADDKDLKGASSFGYGYYGGYPGYYGYGYPGYSYSYGWGRYPYYRYGGLYGGYWY from the exons ATGGCATCGTTCAAAGTA ACCCTGTTCTTCGCCCTCGTCGCCCTCGTTGCGATCGTGTCGGCCATCCCTGCCCCGCAGCAACCGGCCGCAGCCCGGCAACCGATTGAGCCGCGTCCTGCAGCGGCCGCAGAAGCAGCGGACGAGCTGGAGGCCGGCGCCGACGACAAGGACCTGAAGGGGGCTTCCTCCTTCGGCTACGGCTACTACGGCGGCTACCCGGGATACTACGGATACGGCTATCCCGGCTACTCCTACAGCTATGGATGGGGTC GCTACCCGTACTACCGCTACGGAGGACTGTACGGTGGATACTGGTACTAG
- the LOC5667305 gene encoding uncharacterized protein LOC5667305 gives MACESVCCAMLLLLVLAIVSPGVQSAGRPPFLGRREPPRTLQMIGSVNPRMLHKISADLQPDTSKVVHIQVPYYVDRPKQRPKKFQPWVLPPRNQRFASSGGGPPHHHFAPLQQQLHHPGPAPPFGGPFREAPFKAKPILPNEFLANPGPYDTPFVPVMKPSPVNPLPVEPAPPEIAFEPISILPLESPSFDTVRNHVRYLKQKQAAFFEGQGREFGLAGGGSVAPEELAYYGEHGGGSSVHNGDPDRDSERNTLSEHDFGQNDRKYDRRGKAHEVKEEEEEEDGEEDFYDSEGKQYRDDDFEDSRDEADRVAAFEPKKVYTQVRHREVVRHVPRSKEPEKEDEEEDQDEDQEDQDEQEDPKQSDDEDDEEEEDEDHQERHTERRPIRERINLQRKNIVYSEKGRQDHKFDHGSEESFGEFEENEKAKPKRRNRIKRSLDDREEPEMLPDHQESNRTSLVDVLAMMILGNDTLSPHAEALTDPRELHGEELIRFLDEAIQNTTQYLPDKRSDERTHVISIVSPPSNVVKFPYYTRPASEIDVDSALRYAENLTSFSNGLYGSKTSEGIECNEVDVELEEEPEPIEEGAEGFKPIRRLKGLGDKIDCLKRKHFGSEPLDNPLFREEFVGVPRKMYVPKGTTPAVPQQQQQTQPNPAVAVYNDVIRHIKKHLASQQRRKNSKSDTEQDTLMIAVPRVLRLDRNDAQPASSGVHLKREARLVFPQANPLPLSNHISVPIFDISKFVPRFMMRPNDDLYGEDLLPAVTVPTTTPVPRLSSPKVRLQTLVRTAEQLAEGAVEVEEGVEKILLTTQHTPTGTVRDDIADAFDDVLTKPNQPPAPLPPIKPYSVVEQDASGPPEPTFNKSGPPYAALALEPPVAQSILKQRIAPLERNRLDVGKAKRSPVKMRKPRRPTVTRKKVLVFYT, from the coding sequence ATGGCCTGTGAGAGTGTTTGCTGTGCGATGTTGCTATTGCTGGTGCTTGCGATCGTGTCCCCGGGGGTGCAGAGTGCAGGACGTCCCCCGTTCCTGGGTCGCCGAGAGCCACCGCGTACGCTGCAGATGATCGGTTCGGTCAACCCGCGGATGCTGCACAAGATCAGTGCCGATCTGCAGCCCGACACCTCCAAAGTCGTCCACATCCAGGTGCCGTACTACGTGGATCGGCCCAAGCAGCGGCCGAAAAAGTTCCAGCCCTGGGTGCTACCACCCCGCAACCAGCGGTTTGCGTCCTCCGGTGGTGGACCACCTCATCACCATTTCGCTCCGTTGCAGCAGCAACTTCACCATCCAGGGCCTGCTCCTCCTTTTGGAGGCCCGTTCCGGGAAGCCCCGTTCAAGGCGAAACCGATCCTGCCGAACGAGTTTCTCGCCAACCCGGGCCCGTACGATACACCCTTCGTGCCGGTCATGAAACCTAGCCCCGTTAATCCACTGCCGGTCGAGCCGGCCCCGCCGGAGATTGCGTTCGAGCCGATCAGCATACTGCCGCTGGAGTCGCCCTCCTTCGACACGGTGCGCAACCACGTGCGCTATCTGAAGCAGAAGCAGGCGGCGTTCTTCGAGGGGCAGGGCCGTGAGTTTGGGCTGGCGGGAGGTGGTTCGGTGGCACCCGAGGAGCTGGCGTACTACGGCGAGCATGGCGGTGGGTCGTCGGTGCACAATGGTGATCCGGATCGGGACAGCGAGCGGAACACACTGTCCGAGCATGACTTTGGGCAGAACGATCGGAAGTACGATCGGCGGGGGAAGGCGCACGAAgtgaaagaggaagaggaagaggaggacggTGAGGAGGACTTTTACGACTCGGAGGGCAAGCAGTACCGGGACGATGATTTTGAAGATTCGCGGGACGAGGCGGACCGAGTGGCAGCCTTTGAGCCGAAGAAGGTGTACACGCAGGTGCGACATCGGGAGGTCGTACGACATGTCCCACGGTCGAAAGAACCTGAAAAGGAGGATGAAGAGGAGGATCAGGATGAGGATCAAGAAGATCAAGATGAGCAGGAAGATCCCAAGCAATcagatgatgaagatgatgaggaagaggaggatgaAGATCACCAGGAACGTCACACCGAGCGACGTCCAATCCGGGAGCGCATTAACCTCCAGCGCAAGAACATCGTGTACTCCGAGAAGGGACGCCAGGATCACAAGTTCGATCATGGTTCCGAGGAGTCGTTCGGTGAGTTTGAAGAGAACGAGAAGGCAAAGCCAAAGCGTCGCAACCGTATAAAAAGATCTCTGGACGATCGGGAGGAGCCTGAGATGCTCCCAGACCACCAAGAATCCAATAGGACCTCACTGGTAGACGTGCTGGCGATGATGATCCTCGGCAATGACACTCTCTCACCGCACGCCGAAGCACTAACCGATCCGCGCGAACTGCACGGCGAAGAATTGATCCGCTTTCTGGACGAAGCGATCCAAAACACGACCCAGTACCTGCCCGACAAGCGGTCGGACGAGCGGACGCACGTCATCAGCATCGTGTCGCCCCCGAGCAACGTGGTCAAGTTCCCGTACTACACCCGCCCGGCAAGCGAGATCGATGTGGATTCGGCATTGCGGTACGCGGAAAACCTCACCAGCTTTAGCAACGGGCTTTATGGATCGAAAACATCGGAAGGGATTGAGTGTAACGAGGTGGATGTGGAGCTGGAGGAAGAACCGGAACCGATCGAAGAAGGCGCGGAAGGTTTCAAACCGATCCGGCGACTGAAGGGACTGGGCGATAAGATCGATTGCCTGAAGCGGAAACACTTTGGCAGCGAGCCGCTCGATAATCCACTGTTTCGGGAGGAGTTTGTCGGTGTGCCGCGGAAGATGTACGTCCCCAAAGGCACTACGCCGGCCGtacctcagcagcagcagcaaacgcaacCGAACCCAGCCGTCGCCGTCTACAACGATGTCATCCGGCACATCAAGAAGCATCTGGCGAGCCAGCAGCGGCGCAAAAACTCCAAATCCGACACGGAGCAGGACACGCTAATGATAGCGGTGCCGCGCGTCCTCCGACTCGACCGCAACGATGCCCAACCGGCATCGTCCGGGGTGCATCTGAAGCGTGAGGCACGGCTGGTGTTCCCGCAAGCGAACCCACTGCCCCTCTCGAACCACATCAGCGTGCCGATCTTTGACATTAGCAAGTTTGTGCCACGGTTTATGATGCGCCCGAACGACGATCTGTACGGTGAGGATTTGCTGCCCGCGGTTACTGTGCCAACAACGACACCGGTGCCACGGCTGAGCAGTCCCAAGGTGAGGCTGCAAACGCTGGTCCGCACGGCGGAACAGCTAGCCGAAGGGGCGGTTGAGGTGGAGGAAGGCGTGGAGAAGATCCTGCTGACGACACAGCACACCCCGACCGGTACGGTGCGGGACGACATTGCCGATGCGTTTGACGACGTGCTGACAAAGCCGAACCAACCGCCGGCCCCACTGCCCCCGATCAAGCCGTACAGTGTGGTGGAGCAGGACGCCAGTGGACCACCGGAGCCGACGTTCAACAAATCCGGCCCACCGTATGCGGCCCTCGCCCTGGAACCGCCGGTCGCGCAAAGCATCCTGAAGCAGCGCATTGCGCCACTGGAGCGCAACCGGCTCGACGTGGGCAAGGCGAAACGTTCGCCGGTGAAGATGCGCAAACCGCGGAGGCCCACGGTGACGCGCAAGAAGGTGCTCGTGTTTTACACCTGA
- the LOC1277088 gene encoding uncharacterized protein LOC1277088: protein MAPPVGTPRIDNRPPLMFVENVLKTAKMVRDVERQWTIVRENKELMKRINQIYRTKGFLNVNYNYRVHQSLHSTARGRRARAIERQNQALLNRLLRRKATVDSNLPRRKRTPNWVQVDQLHRMAIEFWERTDRRLCQLSIELCPGVSFDAVNLGSGKLFRIYDGTLVVIRAGSVHSEEDLRAAYGTLRHLERGSFVKQVVDGREYYLITLRTIGRIADGKLVGRVKPSSMEKLDLINSYGSKFGRCKEPIYFDRVRS, encoded by the exons ATGGCCCCGCCAGTGGGCACGCCCCGCATTGACAACCGGCCACCGCTGATGTTCGTAGAAAATGTGCTCAAAACGGCCAAGATGGTGCGGGACGTGGAGCGCCAGTGGACGATCGTACGGGAAAACAAGGAGCTGATGAAACGCATCAATCAAATCTATCGCACCAAG GGCTTCCTAAACGTGAACTACAACTATCGCGTGCACCAGAGCCTCCATTCGACGGCCCGCGGGCGGAGGGCCCGCGCGATCGAGCGTCAAAATCAAGCCCTGCTCAATCGGCTGCTGCGCCGGAAGGCAACGGTGGACAGCAATTTGCCGCGCCGGAAGCGAACGCCCAACTGGGTGCAGGTCGATCAGCTGCACCGGATGGCGATCGAATTTTGGGAGCGCACCGATCGGCGCTTATGTCAGCTATCGATCGAGCTGTGCCCTGGGGTATCCTTCGATGCGGTAAACCTCGGCAGTGGGAAATTGTTTCGCATCTACGACGGCACGCTGGTGGTGATACGGGCGGGCAGTGTCCACTCGGAGGAGGACTTACGAGCGGCGTACGGTACGCTGCGGCACCTGGAGCGGGGCAGCTTCGTTAAGCAGGTGGTGGATGGGAGAGAATACTATCTCATTACGCTGCGAACGATTGGGCGGATCGCCGATGGGAAGCTGGTGGGGCGCGTGAAGCCAAGCTCGATGGAAAAGCTGGACCTGATCAACTCGTACGGGTCCAAGTTTGGCCGGTGCAAGGAGCCGATCTATTTCGATAGGGTTAGATCGTGA
- the LOC3290175 gene encoding homeobox protein Hox-D1 isoform X2 → MASFKVTLFFALVALVAIVSAIPAPQQPAAARQPIEPRPAAAAEAADELEAGADDKDLKGASSFGYGYYGGYPGYYGYGYPGYSYSYGWGYPYYRYGGLYGGYWY, encoded by the exons ATGGCATCGTTCAAAGTA ACCCTGTTCTTCGCCCTCGTCGCCCTCGTTGCGATCGTGTCGGCCATCCCTGCCCCGCAGCAACCGGCCGCAGCCCGGCAACCGATTGAGCCGCGTCCTGCAGCGGCCGCAGAAGCAGCGGACGAGCTGGAGGCCGGCGCCGACGACAAGGACCTGAAGGGGGCTTCCTCCTTCGGCTACGGCTACTACGGCGGCTACCCGGGATACTACGGATACGGCTATCCCGGCTACTCCTACAGCTATGGATGGG GCTACCCGTACTACCGCTACGGAGGACTGTACGGTGGATACTGGTACTAG